The following proteins are co-located in the Anoplopoma fimbria isolate UVic2021 breed Golden Eagle Sablefish chromosome 18, Afim_UVic_2022, whole genome shotgun sequence genome:
- the slc24a4b gene encoding sodium/potassium/calcium exchanger 4 isoform X1, which translates to MERDDADTGSASKKTIIVKIFKVRKRREMLLVQVCFVCGVLFAAWSMSALLTKTGHGMIVEGHADVEHWGRRLMASVPDNETEQRNCSEPAIREFPNDIFTNDERKSGGVLLHIAAALYMFLALAITCDEYFVTSLEKICEKLDLSEDVAGATFMAAGSSAPELFASVIGVFITHGDVGVGTIVGSAVFNILCIIGVCGIFAGQVVILTWWAVFRDSFYYILSVLALIAFIYDGKIVWWESLILVVMYAGYILVMKFNTSMQRFFMGSKSNKNVANGNAAASSEMEDVKPTKAYSRGSVVMVDEIMHDSPSKFRFPEAGLRVMVTSHFGPKTRLRMASRLIITERQKLVQASNGVETQVIDGKVEIENGNVPEDKPSEEPENETISPFHVPRGIGSKLKWLISWPLLLLLFFTIPNSGKPRWEKFFMLSFILSTVWIAIFSYFMVWMVTIIGYTLGIPDVIMGITFLAAGTSVPDCIASLIVARQGLGDMAVSNTIGSNVFDILVGLGVPWAIQTMCVSYGSEVMINSRGLVYSVVLLLGSVALTVLGIHLNKWRLDMKLGIYVLVLYAIFLCFSVMIEYNVFTFVNLPMCMDD; encoded by the exons ATGGAGCGGGACGACGCCGACACCGGGAGCGCGTCCAAGAAGACGATCATCGTGAAGATATTCAAAGTTCGCAAGAGGAGGGAGATGCTGCTCGTGCAGGTGTGCTTCGTCTGCGGCGTCCTCTTCGCGGCGTGGAGCATGTCGGCGCTGCTGACCAAGACAG GCCATGGGATGATCGTGGAGGGACATGCGGACGTTGAACACTGGGGAAGACGGCTAATGGCTTCAGTGCCAGACAACGAAACGGAGCAGAGGAACTGTTCAGAGCCAG caATACGCGAGTTCCCcaatgacattttcaccaaTGATGAACGTAAAAGCGGGGGCGTTCTGCTCCACATCGCGGCG GCACTTTACATGTTTCTGGCCCTCGCCATAACATGCGACGAATACTTTGTGACATCGCTGGAGAAGATCTGTGAG AAACTTGATTTGAGTGAAGATGTTGCAGGAGCCACCTTCATGGCAGCTGGCAGCTCTGCACCAGAGCTTTTTGCTTCAGTCATTG GTGTCTTCATCACCCACGGTGATGTGGGGGTGGGGACCATCGTTGGCTCGGCCGTCTTCAACATCCTTTGCATCATTGGTGTCTGCGGGATCTTTgctggacag GTGGTGATTTTGACCTGGTGGGCAGTTTTCAGGGATTCCTTCTACTACATCCTGTCTGTTTTGGCTTTAATTGCA TTCATCTACGACGGGAAGATAGTTTG GTGGGAGAGTTTGATCCTGGTGGTCATGTATGCTGGATACATCCTTGTCATGAA ATTCAACACCAGCATGCAGAGATTTTTCATGGGGTCCAAGTCCAACAAGAACGTGGCCAATGGTAATGCTGCGGCCAGCAGTGAGATGGAGGACG TCAAGCCCACCAAGGCTTACAGCCGTGGATCAGTGGTGATGGTGGACGAGATCATGCACGACAGCCCTTCTAAGTTCAGGTTCCCAGAGGCTGGCCTCCGTGTCATGGTCACCAGCCATTTTGGACCCAAGACCCGTCTCCGCATGGCCAGTCGCCTCATCATTACAGAG CGCCAGAAGTTGGTGCAAGCGTCTAATGGAGTGGAGACACAAGTGATCGACGGGAAAGTTGAAATTGAGAATGGAAACGTGCCAGAGGACAAACCCAGCGAAGAGCCGGAAAACGAAACCATCTCGCCATTTCATGTTCCAA GGGGTATTGGCAGCAAGTTGAAGTGGCTGATCTCGTGGCCTCTGCTCCTGTTGCTGTTCTTTACCATCCCGAACAGTGGCAAGCCTCGCTGGGAGAAATTCTTTATGCTCTCCTTCATCCTGTCCACTGTCTGGATTGCCATCTTCTCCTACTTTATGGTCTGGATG GTGACTATAATCGGCTACACTCTGGGAATTCCAGATGTCATTATGGGCATCACTTTCCTGGCAGCAGGCACCAGCGTCCCAGACTGCATAGCCAGTCTTATTGTGGCTCGGCAAG GTTTGGGAGACATGGCCGTGTCCAACACTATTGGCAGTAATGTGTTTGATATTCTCGTGGGACTCGGGGTTCCCTGGGCGATACAGACCATGTGTGTCAGCTATGGATCAGAG GTGATGATCAACAGCCGCGGCCTGGTGTACTCGGTGGTGCTTTTGCTGGGCTCTGTGGCCCTCACG GTGCTGGGGATCCACCTGAATAAATGGAGGCTGGACATGAAGCTGGGCATTTACGTCCTGGTGTTGTACGCCatcttcctctgcttctccGTCATGATCGAGTACAACGTCTTCACCTTTGTCAACCTGCCCATGTGCATGGATGATTAG
- the slc24a4b gene encoding sodium/potassium/calcium exchanger 4 isoform X2 — translation MERDDADTGSASKKTIIVKIFKVRKRREMLLVQVCFVCGVLFAAWSMSALLTKTGHGMIVEGHADVEHWGRRLMASVPDNETEQRNCSEPAIREFPNDIFTNDERKSGGVLLHIAAALYMFLALAITCDEYFVTSLEKICEKLDLSEDVAGATFMAAGSSAPELFASVIGVFITHGDVGVGTIVGSAVFNILCIIGVCGIFAGQVVILTWWAVFRDSFYYILSVLALIAFIYDGKIVWWESLILVVMYAGYILVMKFNTSMQRFFMGSKSNKNVANGNAAASSEMEDVKPTKAYSRGSVVMVDEIMHDSPSKFRFPEAGLRVMVTSHFGPKTRLRMASRLIITEKLVQASNGVETQVIDGKVEIENGNVPEDKPSEEPENETISPFHVPRGIGSKLKWLISWPLLLLLFFTIPNSGKPRWEKFFMLSFILSTVWIAIFSYFMVWMVTIIGYTLGIPDVIMGITFLAAGTSVPDCIASLIVARQGLGDMAVSNTIGSNVFDILVGLGVPWAIQTMCVSYGSEVMINSRGLVYSVVLLLGSVALTVLGIHLNKWRLDMKLGIYVLVLYAIFLCFSVMIEYNVFTFVNLPMCMDD, via the exons ATGGAGCGGGACGACGCCGACACCGGGAGCGCGTCCAAGAAGACGATCATCGTGAAGATATTCAAAGTTCGCAAGAGGAGGGAGATGCTGCTCGTGCAGGTGTGCTTCGTCTGCGGCGTCCTCTTCGCGGCGTGGAGCATGTCGGCGCTGCTGACCAAGACAG GCCATGGGATGATCGTGGAGGGACATGCGGACGTTGAACACTGGGGAAGACGGCTAATGGCTTCAGTGCCAGACAACGAAACGGAGCAGAGGAACTGTTCAGAGCCAG caATACGCGAGTTCCCcaatgacattttcaccaaTGATGAACGTAAAAGCGGGGGCGTTCTGCTCCACATCGCGGCG GCACTTTACATGTTTCTGGCCCTCGCCATAACATGCGACGAATACTTTGTGACATCGCTGGAGAAGATCTGTGAG AAACTTGATTTGAGTGAAGATGTTGCAGGAGCCACCTTCATGGCAGCTGGCAGCTCTGCACCAGAGCTTTTTGCTTCAGTCATTG GTGTCTTCATCACCCACGGTGATGTGGGGGTGGGGACCATCGTTGGCTCGGCCGTCTTCAACATCCTTTGCATCATTGGTGTCTGCGGGATCTTTgctggacag GTGGTGATTTTGACCTGGTGGGCAGTTTTCAGGGATTCCTTCTACTACATCCTGTCTGTTTTGGCTTTAATTGCA TTCATCTACGACGGGAAGATAGTTTG GTGGGAGAGTTTGATCCTGGTGGTCATGTATGCTGGATACATCCTTGTCATGAA ATTCAACACCAGCATGCAGAGATTTTTCATGGGGTCCAAGTCCAACAAGAACGTGGCCAATGGTAATGCTGCGGCCAGCAGTGAGATGGAGGACG TCAAGCCCACCAAGGCTTACAGCCGTGGATCAGTGGTGATGGTGGACGAGATCATGCACGACAGCCCTTCTAAGTTCAGGTTCCCAGAGGCTGGCCTCCGTGTCATGGTCACCAGCCATTTTGGACCCAAGACCCGTCTCCGCATGGCCAGTCGCCTCATCATTACAGAG AAGTTGGTGCAAGCGTCTAATGGAGTGGAGACACAAGTGATCGACGGGAAAGTTGAAATTGAGAATGGAAACGTGCCAGAGGACAAACCCAGCGAAGAGCCGGAAAACGAAACCATCTCGCCATTTCATGTTCCAA GGGGTATTGGCAGCAAGTTGAAGTGGCTGATCTCGTGGCCTCTGCTCCTGTTGCTGTTCTTTACCATCCCGAACAGTGGCAAGCCTCGCTGGGAGAAATTCTTTATGCTCTCCTTCATCCTGTCCACTGTCTGGATTGCCATCTTCTCCTACTTTATGGTCTGGATG GTGACTATAATCGGCTACACTCTGGGAATTCCAGATGTCATTATGGGCATCACTTTCCTGGCAGCAGGCACCAGCGTCCCAGACTGCATAGCCAGTCTTATTGTGGCTCGGCAAG GTTTGGGAGACATGGCCGTGTCCAACACTATTGGCAGTAATGTGTTTGATATTCTCGTGGGACTCGGGGTTCCCTGGGCGATACAGACCATGTGTGTCAGCTATGGATCAGAG GTGATGATCAACAGCCGCGGCCTGGTGTACTCGGTGGTGCTTTTGCTGGGCTCTGTGGCCCTCACG GTGCTGGGGATCCACCTGAATAAATGGAGGCTGGACATGAAGCTGGGCATTTACGTCCTGGTGTTGTACGCCatcttcctctgcttctccGTCATGATCGAGTACAACGTCTTCACCTTTGTCAACCTGCCCATGTGCATGGATGATTAG